A part of Capsicum annuum cultivar UCD-10X-F1 chromosome 6, UCD10Xv1.1, whole genome shotgun sequence genomic DNA contains:
- the LOC107873703 gene encoding uncharacterized protein LOC107873703, with protein sequence MAPKKKQKQSNNAAESSSKSAVTEKETPRALKVKRKLIKKVSQINSAQTKEAEISSQMQTGEKEKAAKKGDQGNHVGGKDARGNSMAPKKKPKQNNNAAESSSRSAVTEKETPRALKGKRKLVKKVSSINSAQTKEAEISSQMQAGEKEKAAEKSDQGNHVVGKDASMSEKIDQGIKETDTRGRSGETSKDEKTEKSVDLNEGREEIKKDSKTLNSLGGVIFMCNARTKEDCFRYRVMGVSASRQEFVMGIKAGLKIFLYDFDLKLMYGIYEASSAGGMKLQPAAFGGAFPAQVPFKIHKDCIPLPENVFKKAIKENYDEKTRKFKTELTAMQVEKLTELFRPAPWLDSTLKPVLRDPLVQPVIQPSIAPPLSGHEPIREHAYGAQFGSSKAGRNFSPLDHGRQQFSPHHVMPREVAHNPHFLTEKDYRSYGLQQATHLKPSTDYGSEQGMQQLRRAPAGVRSDATFARNEHVRSDARFPNEWEYRNQGLQSFHGQPVTIAPAVESRNTVAAAANHSLITKVDPYDETTNSLVNRYLSLPRTMITPRELPSTGRESFASASNSASDIRLPAENVRYYPPMLAPHALSGHGHLHQRPGNEPGRSSSSVLPQYPFSGPPASRR encoded by the exons ATGGCTCCAAAAAAGAAACAGAAACAAAGCAATAACGCTGCTGAATCTAGTTCTAAAAGTGCAGTTACTGAAAAAGAAACTCCCCGGGCGCTAAAGGTTAAACGTAAACTTATAAAAAAAGTCTCTCAGATAAACTCTGCACAAACCAAAGAAGCTGAGATTAGTTCACAAATGCAAACCGGAGAAAAAGAGAAGGCGGCCAAAAAAGGCGACCAAGGAAATCATGTTGGTGGAAAAGATGCTA GAGGAAATTCTATGGCTCCAAAAAAGAAACCGAAACAGAACAATAACGCTGCTGAATCTAGTTCTAGAAGTGCAGTTACTGAAAAAGAAACACCCCGGGCACTGAAGGGTAAACGTAAACTTGTAAAAAAAGTCTCTTCGATAAATTCTGCACAAACCAAAGAAGCTGAGATTAGTTCACAAATGCAAGCTGGAGAAAAAGAGAAGGCAGCCGAAAAAAGCGACCAAGGAAATCATGTTGTTGGAAAAGATGCTAGTATGTCTGAAAAAATCGATCAAGGAATCAAAGAAACGGATACGCGGGGAAGAAGTGGAGAGACGAGTAAGgatgaaaaaactgaaaaaagcGTTGATCTGAACGAAGGACGGGAAGAGATAAAAAAGGATTCGAAAACTTTAAATAGTCTTGGTGGAGTAATTTTCATGTGCAATGCGAGAACGAAGGAAGATTGTTTCAGGTATCGTGTGATGGGTGTTTCGGCAAGCAGACAAGAGTTTGTTATGGGAATCAAAGCTGGTCTTAAGATTTTTCTGTATGATTTCGATCTTAAGCTCATGTATGGTATCTACGAGGCATCTTCTGCTGGCGGAATGAAACTTCAACCAGCGGCATTTGGTGGGGCCTTCCCTGCTCAG GTTCCTTTTAAGATTCACAAGGACTGTATTCCGTTACCGGAGAATGTATTCAAGAAAGCGATTAAAGAGAATTATGATGAAAAGACACGCAAGTTTAAGACCGAGCTGACAGCTATGCAG GTGGAGAAGTTAACGGAGCTGTTTAGACCTGCACCATGGCTGGATTCAACTCTCAAACCAGTACTACGGGATCCTTTGGTTCAGCCGGTTATTCAGCCATCGATAGCACCGCCTTTATCTGGTCATGAACCTATCAGGGAGCATGCATATGGAGCGCAATTCGGTAGTAGTAAAGCAGGTCGGAATTTCTCACCGCTTGATCACGGAAGGCAGCAGTTCTCACCCCACCATGTCATGCCTCGAGAGGTTGCCCATAATCCACATTTTCTTACCGAAAAAGACTACAGAAGCTATGGTCTTCAACAGGCAACACATCTTAAGCCCTCTACTGATTATGGATCTGAACAAGGAATGCAGCAGCTACGGAGGGCCCCCGCTGGTGTAAGAAGTGATGCAACTTTTGCACGGAATGAACATGTTCGCTCTGATGCTCGTTTTCCAAATGAATGGGAATACCGTAATCAGGGCCTCCAGAGTTTCCATGGGCAACCTGTTACCATTGCTCCTGCCGTAGAAAGTCGCAATACAGTTGCTGCAGCTGCCAATCATAGTTTAATAACGAAAGTAGATCCTTATGACGAGACTACCAACTCACTTGTGAACCGATATCTTTCTCTGCCGAGGACAATGATAACACCTAGAGAGTTGCCTTCGACAGGCAGGGAGTCGTTTGCTAGTGCTTCCAACTCTGCGAGTGACATCAGATTGCCTGCTGAAAACGTAAGATATTATCCACCGATGCTTGCTCCTCATGCACTGTCTGGTCACGGTCATTTACATCAGCGCCCTGGAAATGAACCTGGAAGATCATCATCGTCAGTCTTACCTCAGTATCCTTTCTCTGGCCCACCTGCATCACGTCGCTGA